The Mustela nigripes isolate SB6536 chromosome X, MUSNIG.SB6536, whole genome shotgun sequence genomic sequence NNNNNNNNNNNNNNNNNNNNNNNNNNNNNNNNNNNNNNNNNNNNNNNNNNNNNNNNNNNNNNNNNNNNNNNNNNNNNNNNNNNNNNNNNNNNNNNNNNNNNNNNNNNNNNNNNNNNNNNNNNNNNNNNNNNNNNNNNNNNNNNNNNNNNNNNNNNNNNNNNNNNNNNNNNNNNNNNNNNNNNNNNNNNNNNNNNNNNNNNNNNNNNNNNNNNNNNNNNNNNNNNNNNNNNNNNNNNNNNNNNNNNNNNNNNNNNNNNNNNNNNNNNNNNNNNNNNNNNNNNNNNNNNNNNNNNNNNNNNNNNNNNNNNNNNNNNNNNNNNNNNNNNNNNNNNNNNNNNNNNNNNNNNNNNNNNNNNNNNNNNNNgggggggtgggggggtggtgcgGCCCCTGCCCGTGGTCCCCACGCAGAGGCGGCCCGTAGAAGCGCTCACCTCCACATCCAGGACGTTGCCCGGCTTGACACGATAGGGGCGGGCGGGCTCCTCGCGGCTGAGGGGGGCTAGACGGGGGTTGGGCTGGTACAGGAAGTCCTGGCCCCCGCTGGCTCTGGCGAAGTCTATGTGCACATTGTCCAGGGCGAAGAAGACCCGCCGCAGGCGCGCCCCGTCTGGCACGGCGGGGCTGTGGCACACCAGGAGGCTGGACGAGTTGACGGAACAGACCGTGGAGCACTGCGAGGCAGCGGGACCCGGGATGAGGAGGGGTGAGCTGGGGCTTCCTCGCTcgctcccggggggggggggcaaaatggCCCCCCATCTGcaccccgcgcccccgccccccaggcgCGACCGGCCCCGCTGCCTGCCGGTGGGGTGCTCACCTGCAGCAAGCCCCCCTCGAGCGGGATACAAGCCTGGGGGGCCGCGGCAGGGGCCCCGCAGCTCCTCCTCGGGCTGGGATCTGGGGGCCGGGCTCCCCGCGCCTGCACCTCTGCTGTCGCCTCCAGCCACACGGACAGCAGGGGCTGCTGCACCACGTCCAGGCCGGTGCCCCTGACGCGGATCAGCCGCCCGCCCCTGCGTTGGGTCGCAGTCAGCCTCCAAACGGGTGGCAGGCAGCCCggcccagccccacctccccggggaaggagcagaggccgCCTGGAGCGCCAACCCGGTCCTCACCCCCGGAAGCTGACGCTCGGCTCGGCACCCACAAGCTGGGGGTTGGCCGTGTACTGGAAGGGGCTGGCGAGCAGCGTGCGCTGGGCGTGGCCGAAGACCACGCGAACCACAGCTTCTCCTGGGCTAGCCTGGGACATGGTGTGGCACACGATGGCTTCAGGACACACCGGCTCCTGGCTGCGGGGGCAGGGGCGAACGGCTCTGGCATCTTGAGCTCTAGCCCAGGCCTGGCTACCCAACCAGAGACCCACGTTGCCTCCCTCAGTGAGGGCAGAGACTATTAGGGCACAGTGGCCGTTTCTCTTGGACTTTGGTGGGGGCCTTAGGGAGCCCTGAGCCCACTGCCTCCATGTACACAAGGGGGTCATGAGGCCCCCAAGGATAACCCCAGCTGACAGGAGAGATACTCACATGGGACAGGGCTGTTCACCCACGAAGGCACTGATGTCGCCCCCTGTCTGAAGGTGCTGCCCGTGGATAGTGAGCTGGGTACCCCCCGCCTGGGGGCCCCACTGGGGACTCAGGCTCAGCAGGATGGGGTCCTGAGGGACAGAGCAGGCTGGGGTGCCGGACACTTGCTCCCTTAGGCTCCGGGCCCCAAGGTGCAGGGGCTTTATCCCGTGGGCCATGGCTGACCGCACCCTCCTCCCAGAAGCCTCGAGAGGGGCTTGTCTCTCCTCACCGCGTCTCTGCCCCTCAGGAcggcctcttcctctgccacagcTTACTCCTCCCAGCCCCCCCGCCCCGAACCCTCAATCCCGAGATCCAATGGCCAACTTGGGGTGCTGCCGGACTCCTGGCActgctctgccctgcccccctgcACTTCCCGGCTTCGGCCTCAAGGTGTCCCCGTTCTCCCTCGGTCCCACCCGCCTGCCACACTGGCTGCTTCCACTGCCCCACTGGTGTCCGTGGCCTGTCCTCCACTCGGTGGCCGGGATGATCACTCAGACAGATCACCTGGTTTTCCTTCTGGACACGTGCCAGCTCTTCCTGCTACCTGGGGCCAACTTTGAAATCCTCACTTagtttccctcctcctcctccctcctatGTCCCGCGTGGGAACCACTCTGGGGTGGGTGCTGACCTGGTAGGTGAAATGCTGGGTTGAGATGCCTGGTGGCCGGTTCTTAATGGCCACTTGGATGGGCCCTGTGGTGCCACTGGGGGCAGGAGCCGTCACACACACAATCCTGGGGAAGGGAGGCCTGGGAGCTGCTCAGGGCTCCTCCCGTGGACCAGACCCGTCttcagcaggagctgggggccaCCCGCCCACCAGCCACCGCCCAGAACTCCCCCCTCTACCCCGCTGCCACCTCCTCTCACGGCCAgccccccacttccttcccccGGCTCATCTTCCTTTGGCGCTCTGACCCAGGCCCACATTTCTTGGCTGCAAGCTCCCCTTCTCTGGGTAGCCGCTCTGTGACGGCTTCCCCGGGCGGGAGGGCGTCCCTCAGCTGCCGGCAGCTTGGATGGCTCACCGGGCAGAGGTGCGGTAGAGAGAGGGCTCCGGGCTGCAGGGGCGGCCAGCCACCTTCACGGCATCTTGTACTTCAGCAAAGTCCCGGCCCAGGTTGGAGCCCTGGATGGTGAGGGCCAAGCCGCCCTCGGGGGGCCCGGTTAGGGGCTCGACCTGCAGCAAGGAAGGGTGGCCCGAACCCACATCTGCTCTGCCGTGGGGGTACCCCACCAGCCAGCCTGGGGCGGAACTGAGCTGCCGGGGCCTGGGGGCCTGAGCAGGTGGGTCTGACCCAGGTGGGGTTAGtacagtgggagggggaggggcggggccgatGGGGAGGAGGTAGGAGGCTGGGGGCTCACTGTGTCAATGCTGGGAGTGGGACACAGCAGCTCCACGGCCCCAGGGGGGCACAGAGGACCATAGCGACAGGAAGGCTGGCCGTGGCTGCACCACACGCAGCCCAGACTCCCACTGGCCGCCTGGCAGCGGCTGCAGTCAGGGTGGTCCATGGCGCAGTCGTACAGGGTCACTGAGGAAGGTCAGGCAGGGCGCTGAGGCAccgccccctgccccacaccAAGTCCTACCCGCCCCTGCCGCCCCCAAGCTCACCATGGAGAGTGTGGGCGTTGTCCAGCCGTTGGCCCTCGCCCCGGGTGACATAGATGGGCACCGGGAGCTCCCGCTGCGCCATGGAGGGGCGGAACTATGGGCAGAGGGTGGGGTCAGGCCGAGCCCAACTCCGGACAACCCTGACCCCTGCCTCCTCCCGACACTCCTCCCAGAATGGGTGCCCTAGTTCAGTGCCCACGTCTCCCACCGGACTGCAAGCCtagggcagaggctggggtgcACAGAGCCTGCCTTGTGAGGGGCGACAAGATGTGGAGGGCAAAGAACAATCTGGGAGGCAACAGGTGTGGGGGCATGAGGGCCGCAGAGAGCAGCCAGGGGCAGGAGAGGCTGCTGGGCGGCCACACACCTGCTGGGCCTGGCAGTGGATGAGGCCCACGTCCCCCGCCATCTCCTCCAGAGAGGCCGGCAGCCTTCGAAGTTCCCCGGGCAGCTCCAGCCAGCAGTGGTAGGAGGCAGGTGGGCTCTGGGAGTGGGCACTGTCAGGAGCCTGGACGCGGTCAGCGTCCCCCACCAGCCCTCCCTATCTGCACCCCCCGCTCACTCCGAAATGCTGAAGGTTCCGCACACGCAGGGCCAAACGGCTCTCCCAGCCCACAGGCACTAGGAGGGGACCGGCCAGGCCCTCCACCCGGGGACAAGCCCCTGGGCCACGCACCGGGACATCCACCTGCGGAAAGGAGACACTTTAGCCCTTTGGCAGGAgaaggggctgggcagggcacaCACATGGGGTGGGTGCGCGGCGGCAGCGGGGCGGGGCCCACCCACCTCCTGGACACTGTAGATGGTGTCCTCGCCCTCAGGGCAGTGCTCCCCATACACACAGCGGCTGCTCTGGGAGCACCAGTGGCAGCGCCAGAGGCTGCCCACACAAGCACGGCACCTGGAGGAGCAGGGGGATGCTCAGGCCGGGTGCCCTGTGGGCTTGCCGGCCCTCCCCAGCCGCCAGGCCCAGCACTCACGGGGCTGCCGCCTCTAAGGCCTGGACGGCACTGCAGTCATAGAAGGAGAAGTTGGTGGTAGCCACGGCCACATCCTCAAACATCAGAGCCAGGGGCAAGGTGACGTGGTCTGGGAGGGGACGGTGGTGGCAGGGCGGGTCACGGGGCTCCTGCCCCTCCAGCTCCTGCCCCGGCCCCTGGCCCCCGGCCCCAGGGGCTCCTCACCTCTGCCTGGAGGGTTCAGCGGCAGCTGGTCTTCGGGAGGGGTGACGCAGGCTACGTGGGGCCCTTCCACGTGAGCCAAGCTGTCATAGTCCCCAAAGGCACAATGGAAGTATTCATCCATGGCCAGGGTGGGCAGCCGGGGGACAGACAAGGTGACCTGGGACACACGTCAAGGAaaacagagcaggcagaggctcCTCGGTAGGCGGATGTCGTGGGTGTCAGCAAAGGAGAGGGAGCTCGGGCACAGCGGGGTAGGAGCAGAGGCAGCGGGAGAGGAGGAAGGCGACGGGGGCAGTGTGTGGGCAGCCCCCACAGGTGGGCAGCAGTGGCAGCTCACCTGGCCCTGCTCCTGGCGGGGGCGGTGGGCTGGCAGCAAGCTCTGGACGTGCGGGCAGTGGCCATCCTCGTAGCTCCACAGCCACTGGTTGGCCTGGGCTGCCCGCCCACACTGGCCCTTGGGGGTACACCTGTAGGGCCAGGGGCCATTGGGTCGGCATGTGGGTCTCAGGCTCCCCAGGCAATGGGTGGCGAGAGGGCCGGGAGGGTGGCCCAGCTGGAGCACGTTACCCGGGTATGGGGGACAGAAAGGGTCAGTGCTCGTGAGGGTGGGGCCAAGCAGACAGGGCCTCGCGGCCGAAGTGCGGGCTTTGGCCTGGACCGTGAGTAAGAGGAGGGCCgctgctgtggaggggagggtcGCCATAAGGGGCTCCTGGAGCAGAAGTGGCATGGGAACACCTGGGAGAGGCGGCAGGGGCCTGACCAGGAAGTGGGGCCGGGTAATGAGAAGACAGCAGCTTGCGCCGTGTGGGGCAGGACGGAGGGGCTCCGGCAGTGGCCCTGTACCTCCATCTCTGGAAGCCGAGCTGGCCTCCGGGCAGGCCTGAGGCTGCTTCCGGGGCGCCCTCCCCTCATACACCACCTGTTGGCCCAAGTCCGGACCCGGGCCTGTGCTCACCTGCCTTGGAGGACACACCAGCCGCACAGCGGGTCTCGAGCCTGCAAGCAGCTGGCGCAGTCAGGGAACTGGGGGCAGGCAGCCACAGGCACCCGGTCCACCTGGATGGGCAGCGAGGGGCAGAGGTAGTAGGCGCTGGGCCTCGGGCCTcctgtgccccccaccctcacccccagggaCAAGCCTCACCTGCTGGGCTGTCAGGACATACAGGTGGTGGCCACTGCTGTCCACCAGCAGGTCCGGGCTGATGGCTGAGCCCGGAGGCCCCACTTGCTGGGAGTGGTACACTTGGCCTTGGGAGCCATTGAGAAAGACCTGGAGGGACGACAAGGCCTGCTCTCAAGAGTTGGGGCATGTGTCCTGCTCTCGGTTGGGGCTCCCGGGGAGCCTCCTGTGCCACAGGGCCAGCTCTCCTTCCTGCTATACcagggaggccaggctgggcccCAGAGGGTGGGGCAGGCCCCTAGGCCTTCCGCatgtctcccctcccctcccccatttgccGTCACCCAGCCTCTCTGGGTAAGGACCTCAGAGCCGGGGCAGGAGGGCAGCTGCAGGGAGCTAAGCAGGGCAGAAGGGGGCAAGGCTTGGCCTCGGAGAGGCTTCTGGGGCCAGACTGGCTCTGGGACCAGGCACTGTCCACTCCCCCCCTGTGGCATCCCTGTCCAACTTGACCGTCGGCTCCCACCATCGGCTGGAGCCCGGGCAGCCCTCCTAAGTTCTGCAACTAGGAGCCCCAGGAGGTGGCACCCGGCCAGCCACCCATGTGCGGCATGGCCTTTCGACCAGCTGGCACGACACAGCCTGAGAGGTCAAGGTACCTGGGGCTTCCCCGAGCCGCCGCAGGGCCGGGCCATACCCGGTTAAAGCAGCAAGGGTGGGCCCTGCCCAGCAGCCTAGAGGCCTTGGTGTTGGGGTCTGGGACCAGGGCAGGCCCCTTACCTTACCTTATGCAGCTGACCCTGGGTGTCCCCCAGGAAGGCAATCGTGTGCCCGTCTGTCTGGAGGCCTGCCACAGCGCTGATGGGCTGCTCGAGCTGCAGCACGGGCTTGGCCTCCAGGGGCTGGCGGCCAGCGATGGGGCTAGGGGTGTGCTCATCACCGCAGGGGTATGACTCTGGGGAGTCCTggatgggcagggaggggaggatcAGTCCCGGCAAGAGGCAGGAGGTACCTTCCCCGGGGCAGAGAGCAAGCCCAGGCCAGAGGGTAGGGCCGGTGAGCCTTGCGGGGGGCAGGGCAGATTGGTCAGGGTGCCAGCCTCATGGCAGAACAAGCAGACGCTGCAGAGGCAGAAAGACTAAAAGAGCCGCTAAGAGCCGGCTCCGCCTTGACATCCTCCGACTAGGATTGTCAGCCGGCAGTGCCCAGCCCCCCGCAGCCCCGGCTAACAGATAGCAGTCCCTGCCTCGGGCGGAGACATGGTGCAGAGAGATGGGGACAGAGAGGCAAGCCAGGCCGGACGAGGccgagagagacagcaggagccGAGCGCAGGGTGAGCGGGGTGAGCACTCACGGCAGGCAGGGCGACGCAGCGGGACGTGACCCCGTACTCCACGGTGGCCTCCTCCAGGCCGCTGGGGCCCCGGCCGCCGGCCGTGTAGCACAGGCGCCGCGCGCGCTCCATGCTGCCGTCCAGCTCGGCCAGCGGGAAGGCACACAGCGCGGGCCGGGCCCCGCCAGGGCCCGCCGCGAAGGCCGCCAGCAGCGCGCTGGGTGTGAGGGAGGCGGCCTGGATGAGGCCCTGGCCCCGGCAGGCGAGGGGCACCTCCACGTAGGAGTAGAGGTTGGCGTCCCCCAGGCAGACCCGGGCCACGTACGAGCGGTACTCGGCCTGCGCCCGGGCCCCGCGGCGGCGGAAGACGAAGTAGGCCGAGCGGGCGTCGGCGAAGGCCGCCACGTAGCTGTTGTTGTAGTCGGAGAAGTCGCCCACCACGAGGCGGCCCAGGCCCTCGCTGGAGAAGGGCTGCGGCCCGGCCAGCTGGCGCACGGTCAGGGGCGGCACCCCGCCCGCCAGCTTGCCCGCCAGGCCCCTGGCCACCAGCAGGAGGTCCCGGCCCGGCGAGGCCACCACCAGGCCCACCGTGGCGACGCCCGGGGCGTTGGCGGCCACGAACTGCCCGTCGCCGGGGTCCTCGGCCTGGTACAGCACCCGCGCCACGTCCTCCAGGCCGCGCTTCTCGCACACGCCCTGGCGCGCCTGGCCGCAGGCCACCAGCTCCTGCGCGCGGCCGCTCACCAGCAGCAGCTGGTTCGTGTTGTCCGTGAGCCGCGCCTGCGGGCAGTCGGCCGGGTCGCGGAACGGCACGCAGTCGGGGCTGTCGAAGACCGGCCCGGTGACCGCCACCGCCTGGAGCCGCAGCTCGGGGCTGAGCTGGAAGAGGCGGTTCACGGCGCCCACGTAGAGCGTGCCGCGGCCCGGCGCCAGCGCCAGGTGGTTGAATGTGGTGTTGGGGGCCGAGAAGCGGTGCGCCCGCGGCGGGGGCGGCAGCGGCAGGCACAGCAGAAGCACCTGCAGGAGGCGGGGCCCCAAGGGACACCGGGGAGTCATCGCGGGCGGGCACCTGCGGGGGAGAGCGGAGCCAAGGGAAGAGCGGGTGGAGAGAGcacgagggagggagggaaggaacgATCCGGAAGAGCAACAGATccggagggaagggagaggacgGAGAAAGAGACCGAGGGAGACCgaaaaggagcagagagagagagtccaagggatggggggaggggcacacaggTGCCCAGGGAAAGAATTGCTTCCATCTCCTTTTTATACGTCTAGATTGTTGGACGGGGCAGACCCTGAAGAGCCGTGGGAACACGAACAGAAGGACTCCGAGGGACAGAAGGGCAGTGCCAGAGACGGgaaagggcaggggaggaagacagcacagaggagaagcaggaggctCTGACgggggggagacagagaggtgggTAGCCCCCAGGCgagggggccggggaggggggggggNNNNNNNNNNNNNNNNNNNNNNNNNNNNNNNNNNNNNNNNNNNNNNNNNNNNNNNNNNNNNNNNNNNNNNNNNNNNNNNNNNNNNNNNNNNNNNNNNNNNGTgccggggagggagagagagagccagggagaaactgaggcagccagagaaCGGTAGGCTAGAGGGCTGGGGGGCAgtcagagcaggggctgggggagacctGAGGGCCAGCGGAGTGGGGACAGGGGGAGGCAATGGGGGGGGCATGGAAAAGCAACACAAGGTGCAGGGCGAGCGGCAAGCCTGGGCCCCAGCCCCTGAGGGTGTTGGTGGGGTGGCAGGAGAGAACAGAGGGGGAAGCCCGACTAAGGAGAGGACGGTCAGGGGGAGGGAGCAAGGCGTGGGCACCCCCGCCTCTCCACGTGGAGCCATTCAGAGCTCAGACTAAAGGTATCTGCAGAGGGCCAAGTGGGGGCCCCAAACCTCCTGAGAAGGCTTGAGCGGGGCCCCTGCGGGCCACATCCCAGCCAGGAGCCATTAGCTGCGGCACCTGCTCGGCACCCTTGGGCCCCAGCTGGCTGCCGAGGTGACCAGCACAGAAAGACACCCCACACCGGGCAGGGCCCCTGGGTACAGGACCACAGAGAAGGGGACAAAAGCCAGGCCCTCAGTAGAGCTCGGGTTAGCGTTAGGCCTGCTGTCACTCAGGGCCCCGCAGCTTGGCAGGCTGGAGGCAGAGCCCTGACGGAGGCCCACACGGAGGCCCCAAGGCCCCTTATCTTGGGAACACAGACAGGAAGGTCAGGCCCAGCTTGGGGACGGGGGCATTTCCTCTCAACCCGGGATATCGGCAGCAGTTTCTGAGGGTTGTGGCTGAGGGGGTAGAAGTACACGGCACCAGGGGCCCCAGATTCCCTGGGACTGCCTGGCcggcctggcctggcccctccCAGGGGCGGCTGTGCAGATAGGGGCCCCGGGCACTTACCACCTCCGAGGGGAGCAATGGAGGGGTCTCCTGGGAGGTGTGGCACCAAGAGAGGCGCTTCTCCGTTCAGCGGGCCCAGGGCACTGGTGACAGGCACAGGACGGCTGTGGGGGGCATTGtccagagtgggagggagactgCTGAGGCTTGGCcccggggggaggagggaggccaggggGCCAAGGGCCGGGTGGCTGGGCTCCCCCACAGCTGGCAGCTTTGTCCGTGGTGGCTGAGCCAAGGCAGCCCTGCCTCCACCCCGACAATGTCCTCTCTGTCCGCAGGCCGGGGCCGGACTCACTATCTGGTGCTCTTAACCCCACCCAGGCTCTTCTGGCCAGGGGGCTatttgcctctccccacccccagagagaCACCCTCTGGGACCTGGGGACAAAGGACATGGTTTCTTCCAGCCAGAAAAATGAGACCCACacagccagccccaccccactcccaacccGTGCCAGCCAGCGGgctcctctctgtgtccctccccccacccccgtccctgtGAAGGGCACAGGGTAGGCCACTGAGGCCCCCCCGCCGGGAAGGTCAGGATGCTGAGCCCCTGCAACGCCAGCTTCAGCCTTGGTAGCCTTGGTGCCCGGTTGAAGTGCCAGTCCTGGCACTCAATGCCTGCCTTTGtccaggctgggggcggggaggcgcTGACAAAGGCAGCCCGTCCAGGAGAACTTCTTCCCCCCATCCCACATCCTTGGCCCGGAATATGACTGGCCAGAGAGCAGGCGACCTGTCTCCATCCAGTCCCGCCTCAGGGGACTTAGAAAGTCGTGCCAGGTACGGCCCTGCTCCGGAGGATGCTGCTGGACGAGGCCCTGGACGGG encodes the following:
- the PLXNB3 gene encoding plexin-B3 → MTPRCPLGPRLLQVLLLCLPLPPPPRAHRFSAPNTTFNHLALAPGRGTLYVGAVNRLFQLSPELRLQAVAVTGPVFDSPDCVPFRDPADCPQARLTDNTNQLLLVSGRAQELVACGQARQGVCEKRGLEDVARVLYQAEDPGDGQFVAANAPGVATVGLVVASPGRDLLLVARGLAGKLAGGVPPLTVRQLAGPQPFSSEGLGRLVVGDFSDYNNSYVAAFADARSAYFVFRRRGARAQAEYRSYVARVCLGDANLYSYVEVPLACRGQGLIQAASLTPSALLAAFAAGPGGARPALCAFPLAELDGSMERARRLCYTAGGRGPSGLEEATVEYGVTSRCVALPADSPESYPCGDEHTPSPIAGRQPLEAKPVLQLEQPISAVAGLQTDGHTIAFLGDTQGQLHKVFLNGSQGQVYHSQQVGPPGSAISPDLLVDSSGHHLYVLTAQQVDRVPVAACPQFPDCASCLQARDPLCGWCVLQGRCTPKGQCGRAAQANQWLWSYEDGHCPHVQSLLPAHRPRQEQGQVTLSVPRLPTLAMDEYFHCAFGDYDSLAHVEGPHVACVTPPEDQLPLNPPGRDHVTLPLALMFEDVAVATTNFSFYDCSAVQALEAAAPCRACVGSLWRCHWCSQSSRCVYGEHCPEGEDTIYSVQEVDVPVRGPGACPRVEGLAGPLLVPVGWESRLALRVRNLQHFGSPPASYHCWLELPGELRRLPASLEEMAGDVGLIHCQAQQFRPSMAQRELPVPIYVTRGEGQRLDNAHTLHVTLYDCAMDHPDCSRCQAASGSLGCVWCSHGQPSCRYGPLCPPGAVELLCPTPSIDTVEPLTGPPEGGLALTIQGSNLGRDFAEVQDAVKVAGRPCSPEPSLYRTSARIVCVTAPAPSGTTGPIQVAIKNRPPGISTQHFTYQDPILLSLSPQWGPQAGGTQLTIHGQHLQTGGDISAFVGEQPCPIQEPVCPEAIVCHTMSQASPGEAVVRVVFGHAQRTLLASPFQYTANPQLVGAEPSVSFRGGGRLIRVRGTGLDVVQQPLLSVWLEATAEVQARGARPPDPSPRRSCGAPAAAPQACIPLEGGLLQCSTVCSVNSSSLLVCHSPAVPDGARLRRVFFALDNVHIDFARASGGQDFLYQPNPRLAPLSREEPARPYRVKPGNVLDVEPVQYETEPALSAFPIEAQVGLGMGAAVLIAAVLLLSLMYRHKSKQALRDYQKVLVQLENLEIGVGDQCRKEFTDLMTEMTDLSSDLEASGIPFLDYHTYAERVFFPGHGSCPLQPALEGPGEDARRVPVRQGLTQLSNLLNSKLFLLTLIRTLEGQPGFSQRDRCHVASLLSLALHGKLEYLTDILRTLLSDLAAHYVQRNPKLMLRRTETMVEKLLTNWLSICLYAFLKEVAGEPLYLLLRAIQYQVDKGPVDAVTGKAKRTLNDSRLLREDVDFRPLTLMVLVGPGASGAAGSSATQRVPARVLDTDTITQVKEKVLDQVYKGTPFSQRPSVHVLDLEWRSGLAGHLTLSDEDLTSVTQNRWKRLNTLQHYKVPDGATVGLIPQLHNGRAVSQSLAQSCPLGENVPMLEDGEEGGVRLWHLVKAAEEPEGAKARRGSLRERDRERARAKAIPEIYLTRLLSMKGTLQKFVDDTFQAILSVNRPVPIAVKYLFDLLDELAGKHGIEDPETLHIWKTNSLLLRFWVNALKKPQLIFDVRVSDNVDAVLAVIAQTFIDSCTVSEHKVGRDSPVNKLLYAREIPRYKQMVERYYSDIRQSSAASYQEMNSALAELSGNYASATHCLEALQELYKHIHRYYDQIISALEEDPVAQKMQLACRLQQVAALVENKVTDL